The stretch of DNA TATGAGCATCAGCACGTCGTTTTTCTATGATGCGAGCTACGGGAGCATCTATCCTGCCCTCAGGAAGCTAGAAGAAAGAGGGCTTGTAAAGTCCAGCGAGGCAATAGAAAGCGGGCGCCTCAGGAAGGTCTATTCTATCACTGATGAAGGGCGCGAGGAGTTTCTCCGGTGGCTTGGAGGGCCAC from Clostridia bacterium encodes:
- a CDS encoding PadR family transcriptional regulator, which gives rise to MEHVILGFLTMGDMTGYDIKRLMSISTSFFYDASYGSIYPALRKLEERGLVKSSEAIESGRLRKVYSITDEGREEFLRWLGGP